The following proteins are encoded in a genomic region of Triticum dicoccoides isolate Atlit2015 ecotype Zavitan chromosome 1B, WEW_v2.0, whole genome shotgun sequence:
- the LOC119313742 gene encoding uncharacterized protein LOC119313742, translating to MAAVRCAARRLSASLLQRTQAAVAEGRRHLPSRFTGSRQLSSECEREIEEKRVELRNLVSKTMQKKMELQDALAKAGKNPNAIGEYEMHVLEHLSQQKIFPEPHDTPLYRSWKQFATRARSVLDIVVMTTGSVMLTACLVSIITDKEVKAHTVNKEIQ from the exons atggcggcaGTTCGGTGCGCGGCGAGGAGGCTCAGTGCGTCCCTGCTCCAACGAACGCAGGCGGCGGTCGCGGAGGGACGCCGGCACCTGCCAAGCAGGTTCACTGGGTCCCGCCAGCTCTCCAGCGAG TGTGAGCGCGAGATTGAGGAGAAGAGAGTGGAGCTGCGTAACTTGGTATCTAAAACGATGCAGAAGAAAATGGAGCTGCAGGATGCGTTAGCAAAAGCGGGGAAAAATCCTAATGCTATTGGTGAGTATGAAATGCATGTACTCGAGCATCTTTCTCAACAGAAAATCTTTCCAGAACCACATGACACCCCCTTATACAG GAGCTGGAAGCAGTTTGCTACGAGGGCTAGGAGTGTGCTGGATATAGTTGTCATGACGACAGGCTCCGTCATGCTTACGGCTTGTCTGGTCAGTATCATCACAGACAAGGAGGTAAAAGCCCATACTGTTAACAAGGAAATCCAGTAG